The Opitutales bacterium ASA1 genome window below encodes:
- the ggt_1 gene encoding gamma-glutamyltransferase translates to MIGSTSGAATLVRRAALLVAVAFGLPGFAAPHASVQVELVPIHAAHGMVVAAHPEVAAIGTSILEAGGNAMDAAVAVSLALGVAEPFGSGLGGKLMLLHHEAATGETVAVDGMDQAGWSLDAEAYRRLPTAARYDGWSSVCLPGLPFALHAAHARWGVRPWADNVRPAADLARRGFTVLPKTRDLFEERIEKLRADPDLAALYLPGGELPEAHARLPHPALADTLERFARDGIEAFRTGPIAAVIVAASEARGGHLALDDFARYEPRFIEPIAVDHRGHRLLGGPPPTSGAALAFAMLEALEEEPLEPPLRSAANLDRIGRVWREIVPIVRAEVGDAPGSRARVDELLSPVSIDSIRSRAFGEPAELVAAAGPFEDASHDATTHFVVVDRAGNVVCATQSLSLHFGAGVMAAGIVMNDSMSNFTFTVADSPNFVAAGRRPRSTITPTIVLRDGRPVLALGVPGAQRIPTAVFQVLLDRLAFDRDLGESIGDTRVHWFDPISAGAREAIEAEQSLPAETAAALRAIGWKIDLREPAGTGRHFGGVNAIELHPDGSRTGWPDPRRTNAAAGH, encoded by the coding sequence GTGATCGGAAGCACCTCGGGCGCGGCGACGCTCGTCCGACGCGCTGCGCTCCTCGTCGCCGTCGCTTTCGGCCTGCCGGGATTCGCCGCGCCCCATGCGTCGGTTCAGGTCGAACTCGTTCCGATCCACGCCGCCCACGGCATGGTGGTGGCGGCCCACCCCGAAGTCGCCGCGATCGGCACGTCCATCCTCGAAGCCGGGGGCAACGCCATGGACGCCGCCGTCGCCGTGTCGCTCGCCCTCGGCGTCGCCGAGCCCTTCGGCTCCGGACTCGGCGGGAAACTGATGTTGCTCCACCACGAAGCGGCCACCGGCGAGACGGTCGCCGTCGACGGCATGGATCAAGCCGGCTGGTCGCTCGACGCCGAAGCCTACCGCCGCTTGCCCACCGCCGCGCGTTACGACGGTTGGTCCTCCGTGTGCCTGCCCGGCCTGCCCTTCGCCCTCCACGCCGCTCACGCCCGCTGGGGTGTGCGTCCGTGGGCCGACAACGTCCGACCCGCCGCCGACCTCGCCCGCCGCGGCTTCACCGTGCTCCCGAAGACGCGTGATCTGTTCGAGGAACGCATCGAAAAACTCCGCGCCGATCCCGACCTCGCCGCGCTCTATCTACCCGGCGGCGAGCTTCCCGAAGCGCACGCACGTCTCCCGCATCCCGCACTCGCCGACACGCTCGAGCGCTTCGCCCGCGACGGCATCGAGGCCTTCCGCACCGGCCCGATCGCCGCGGTGATCGTCGCCGCATCCGAAGCCCGCGGCGGCCACCTCGCGCTCGACGACTTCGCGCGCTACGAGCCGCGCTTCATCGAGCCCATCGCCGTCGATCACCGCGGCCACCGCCTCCTCGGCGGACCGCCGCCGACCAGCGGCGCAGCGCTCGCCTTCGCCATGCTCGAGGCGCTCGAAGAAGAACCTCTCGAACCGCCGCTCCGGTCCGCCGCCAACCTCGACCGCATCGGCCGCGTCTGGCGCGAGATCGTCCCGATCGTGCGCGCCGAGGTCGGCGACGCTCCCGGATCGCGTGCACGCGTCGACGAACTGCTTTCGCCCGTATCCATCGATTCGATACGCAGTCGCGCCTTCGGCGAGCCCGCGGAACTCGTCGCCGCCGCGGGCCCCTTCGAGGACGCGAGCCACGACGCCACCACCCACTTCGTCGTCGTCGACCGCGCCGGAAACGTCGTCTGCGCCACCCAATCGCTCAGCCTCCACTTCGGCGCCGGCGTCATGGCCGCGGGCATCGTGATGAACGACAGCATGAGCAACTTCACCTTCACCGTTGCCGACAGCCCCAACTTCGTTGCCGCCGGCCGCCGCCCGCGCAGCACAATCACACCCACCATCGTCCTGCGCGACGGCAGACCCGTCCTCGCCCTCGGCGTGCCGGGCGCCCAGCGCATCCCCACCGCCGTTTTCCAAGTGCTCCTCGATCGCCTGGCCTTCGATCGCGACCTCGGCGAATCCATCGGTGACACCCGCGTCCACTGGTTCGATCCGATCTCCGCCGGTGCGCGCGAAGCCATCGAGGCCGAGCAATCACTGCCGGCCGAAACCGCCGCCGCGCTCCGCGCCATCGGCTGGAAGATCGACCTCCGCGAACCCGCCGGCACGGGCCGCCATTTCGGCGGCGTCAACGCGATCGAACTCCA